One Bombina bombina isolate aBomBom1 chromosome 5, aBomBom1.pri, whole genome shotgun sequence DNA segment encodes these proteins:
- the KCNS2 gene encoding potassium voltage-gated channel subfamily S member 2: MTCQILENGSDTYFEDTEISINVGGYKQRLRYDTLLKFPETRLCKLLACQSKESILELCDDYDDVKNEFYFDRNPNLFPYVLHFYNTGKLHVMGELCVFSFCQEIEYWGINEFFIDSCCSYNYHGKKVEPEADQWEEKSEQESTTSSFDEILAFYHDASKFDRQPFGNFRRRLWLALDNPGYSILSRVFSILSIMIVLGSIITMCLNSLPEFQIVNANGSTEEDPRFEIVEHFGIAWFTLELVVRFAVSPDFKAFFKHPLNIIDFISIAPFYITLIVNLVVESSPTLANLGRVAQVLRLMRIFRILKLARHSTGLRSLGATLKYSYREVGLLLLYLSVGISIFSVVAYTIEKEENDGLATIPACWWWATVSMTTVGYGDVVPGTIAGKLTASACILAGILVVVLPITLIFNKFSHFYRRQRQLENAMRSCDFGDGVKEMPSVNLRDYYAHKVKSLMASLTNMSKSTPSEESLNGSIN; the protein is encoded by the coding sequence ATGACCTGTCAGATATTAGAGAATGGATCTGATACATATTTTGAAGATACGGAGATCAGTATAAATGTTGGGGGATACAAGCAACGGTTAAGATATGACACATTACTAAAATTTCCAGAAACAAGGTTATGCAAGTTGCTAGCTTGCCAGTCAAAGGAATCCATACTAGAGTTGTGTGATGACTACGATGACGTAAAGAACGAATTTTACTTTGATAGAAATCCTAATTTGTTTCCCTATGTCTTGCATTTTTATAACACTGGTAAACTGCACGTTATGGGTGAGCTTTGTGTCTTTTCGTTTTGCCAAGAGATTGAATACTGGGGGATAAATGAATTTTTTATAGATTCCTGCTGCAGTTACAACTATCATGGTAAGAAAGTGGAACCAGAAGCAGACCAATGGGAAGAAAAAAGTGAGCAAGAGAGTACCACTTCTTCGTTTGATGAGATTTTGGCATTTTACCATGATGCTTCCAAGTTTGATAGACAACCTTTTGGAAACTTCAGAAGGAGACTATGGTTAGCACTGGATAACCCTGGCTATTCTATATTGAGCAGAGTTTTCAGCATTCTTTCTATAATGATAGTCCTTGGCTCCATTATAACCATGTGCCTCAACAGCTTGCCAGAATTTCAAATTGTTAATGCCAATGGAAGCACAGAAGAAGATCCCCGGTTTGAAATAGTGGAACATTTTGGCATAGCTTGGTTTACATTGGAATTGGTGGTGCGCTTTGCGGTCTCTCCAGACTTCAAAGCTTTTTTTAAACACCCTCTGAACATTATAGACTTCATTTCAATAGCTCCATTTTATATAACCTTAATTGTCAACTTAGTTGTGGAAAGTAGCCCAACTCTAGCAAACTTAGGAAGAGTTGCCCAAGTTCTCAGGCTAATGAGAATTTTTCGTATCCTGAAACTTGCTAGACATTCAACTGGTTTGAGATCTCTTGGGGCCACCCTTAAATACAGCTATAGAGAGGTAGGTCTTCTATTGCTCTACTTGTCTGTAGGAATTTCCATATTCTCTGTTGTGGCTTACACCATTGAAAAAGAAGAAAATGATGGATTGGCCACTATTCCAGCCTGCTGGTGGTGGGCTACTGTTAGCATGACAACTGTTGGATATGGAGATGTTGTTCCAGGGACCATTGCTGGGAAACTGACTGCTTCTGCTTGCATTTTAGCTGGCATTCTTGTTGTTGTGCTTCCCATTACTCTAATATTCAATAAATTTTCTCATTTCTACCGAAGGCAAAGGCAATTAGAAAATGCCATGCGAAGCTGTGATTTTGGTGATGGAGTAAAAGAGATGCCCTCTGTAAATTTAAGGGATTATTATGCTCACAAAGTTAAATCTCTCATGGCAAGTCTGACAAATATGAGCAAGAGTACCCCAAGTGAGGAAAGTCTGAATGGTTCTATTAACTAG